A window of Pseudomonas monteilii contains these coding sequences:
- a CDS encoding stress-induced protein YgiW, producing MKARYLTLLLAPLFSTAVLAAGYTGPGAQPVTSVAAAKEAADDTPVVLQGFVTKKINNDDKYEFKDNTGTITVEIDDEDLPATPFNDKTKVKLTGEVEKHLVNREVDVDTVELVN from the coding sequence ATGAAAGCACGTTACCTCACCCTGCTGCTCGCCCCGCTCTTCAGCACCGCCGTCCTGGCTGCAGGCTACACCGGCCCGGGCGCTCAGCCTGTCACCAGCGTGGCCGCCGCCAAAGAGGCCGCCGACGATACCCCCGTCGTGCTGCAAGGCTTCGTGACCAAGAAGATCAACAACGACGACAAGTACGAGTTCAAGGACAACACCGGCACCATCACCGTCGAGATCGACGATGAAGACCTGCCAGCGACCCCGTTCAACGACAAGACCAAGGTCAAGCTGACCGGCGAGGTAGAGAAGCACCTGGTCAATCGTGAAGTGGATGTGGATACGGTCGAACTCGTCAACTGA
- the hemE gene encoding uroporphyrinogen decarboxylase (catalyzes the formation of coproporphyrinogen from uroporphyrinogen III) → MTALKNDRFLRALLKQPVDVTPVWMMRQAGRYLPEYRASRAKAGDFMSLCKNPQFACEVTLQPLDRYPLDAAILFSDILTIPDAMGQGLYFETGEGPRFRKVINTRADIEALPVPDAHKDLGYVMDAVSTIRQALNGRVPLIGFSGSPWTLATYMVEGGSSKDFRKTKAMLYDDPQAMHLLLDKLAQSVTQYLNGQIEAGAQAVQIFDTWGGNLSSAAYQEFSLAYMRKIVSGLIREREGRKVPVILFTKNGGLWLESIADAGADALGLDWTCDIGEARRRVGERVALQGNMDPTVLYAKPEAIRQEVGRILASYGRGTGHVFNLGHGITPEVDPAHAGAFIEAVHELSAPYHA, encoded by the coding sequence ATGACTGCCCTGAAGAACGACCGTTTCCTGCGCGCGCTGCTCAAGCAACCCGTGGACGTGACCCCTGTCTGGATGATGCGCCAGGCCGGCCGCTACCTGCCGGAGTACCGCGCCAGTCGCGCCAAGGCCGGTGACTTCATGAGCCTGTGCAAGAACCCGCAGTTCGCCTGCGAGGTGACCCTGCAGCCGTTGGACCGCTACCCGCTGGATGCGGCGATCCTGTTCTCCGACATCCTCACCATTCCCGATGCCATGGGGCAGGGCCTGTACTTCGAAACCGGCGAAGGGCCGCGCTTTCGCAAGGTCATCAACACCCGTGCCGACATCGAGGCCCTGCCGGTGCCGGATGCCCACAAGGATCTGGGCTACGTCATGGACGCGGTCAGCACCATTCGCCAGGCGCTCAACGGTCGCGTACCGCTGATCGGCTTCTCCGGCAGCCCCTGGACGCTGGCGACCTACATGGTCGAAGGCGGCTCATCGAAAGACTTCCGCAAGACCAAGGCGATGCTGTACGACGATCCACAGGCCATGCACCTGCTGCTGGACAAGCTGGCCCAGTCGGTCACCCAGTACCTCAACGGGCAGATCGAGGCCGGCGCTCAGGCGGTGCAGATCTTCGATACCTGGGGTGGCAACCTGTCGTCGGCGGCCTACCAGGAGTTCTCTCTGGCCTACATGCGCAAGATCGTCAGCGGCCTGATCCGCGAGCGTGAAGGCCGCAAGGTGCCCGTGATCCTGTTCACCAAGAACGGCGGCCTGTGGCTCGAGAGCATTGCCGACGCCGGGGCCGATGCACTGGGTCTGGACTGGACCTGCGACATCGGCGAAGCCCGTCGCCGGGTGGGCGAACGGGTCGCTCTGCAAGGCAACATGGACCCGACCGTGCTGTACGCCAAACCCGAGGCCATTCGCCAGGAAGTGGGCCGTATCCTGGCCAGTTACGGTCGCGGCACGGGCCATGTCTTCAACCTCGGGCATGGCATCACGCCGGAAGTCGATCCGGCACACGCCGGAGCGTTCATCGAAGCGGTGCACGAACTGTCCGCGCCTTACCACGCCTGA